A genome region from Arthrobacter sp. SLBN-100 includes the following:
- a CDS encoding aldo/keto reductase: MSELTLNNGVTIPQLGFGVFQVPPEDTQRAVEDAFEAGYRHIDTAAAYRNEAGVGAAIAAAGIPREDIFVTTKLRNGEQDRAQAAFQNSRKELGLDYVDLYLIHWPVPSQGLYVQAWKEMERLYENNEIRAIGVSNFLADHLDKLLESAEIVPAVNQIELHPSYQQAELADKCRNLGIAVEAYSPLGRGADLNGNAVTAIADAHNATTAQVVLAWHLAAGNIVIPKSSQATRIRENFAASALTLSSEELAAITALESGARQGSDPAVASFTQL; this comes from the coding sequence ATGTCAGAGCTGACACTCAACAACGGCGTCACCATCCCCCAGCTGGGTTTCGGCGTTTTCCAGGTACCGCCGGAAGACACGCAGCGGGCCGTGGAGGACGCCTTCGAGGCCGGATACCGCCACATCGACACTGCCGCCGCTTACCGCAACGAGGCCGGAGTGGGAGCCGCGATCGCGGCCGCTGGTATTCCGCGTGAGGACATCTTTGTCACCACCAAGCTCCGGAACGGCGAACAGGACCGGGCCCAAGCGGCATTTCAGAACAGCCGCAAGGAGCTCGGCCTCGACTATGTGGACCTGTACCTCATCCACTGGCCGGTCCCGTCCCAAGGGCTGTATGTCCAGGCTTGGAAGGAGATGGAGCGGCTGTATGAAAACAACGAGATCCGTGCAATCGGCGTATCCAACTTCCTCGCAGACCACCTGGACAAGCTGCTGGAGTCCGCAGAAATAGTCCCGGCCGTCAACCAGATCGAGCTGCACCCCAGCTACCAGCAGGCGGAACTGGCGGACAAGTGCAGGAACCTGGGCATTGCCGTGGAAGCGTACAGCCCGCTGGGCCGCGGCGCGGACCTGAACGGCAATGCTGTGACCGCCATCGCCGATGCCCACAACGCCACCACGGCCCAGGTGGTCCTCGCCTGGCACCTGGCCGCCGGGAACATCGTGATTCCCAAGTCCAGCCAGGCCACGCGGATCCGGGAAAACTTCGCTGCCTCGGCCCTCACGCTTTCCAGCGAGGAACTCGCGGCCATCACAGCCCTCGAGTCCGGAGCGCGACAAGGTTCGGATCCCGCCGTCGCCTCCTTCACCCAGCTCTAA
- a CDS encoding HNH endonuclease signature motif containing protein has translation MEAIADQLAEFGGSAAVPGLVHGDSGTHDDGLGLSPGWPLRAVPAGSAPAESAPAGSGPTESELVDSAPEASAQVEATPPEEPPTAAAEPLDPASLQPGTVVHAGEPLSLGEIGRLLAEAAAAAPAALAGADYVEAAKYAGQVEELSRGVEYLQVLSAGTVDRTRTRAIAAADAARASRSRTGKGWVTGWDNGVETLNETDIAWPGQPAAPGSTASAAHTETEAGIGAGTGTGTATGSQGPVITSPADDGCANTAEFLRQRLRIGKSEANRRLTLATDILPATTLTGDTIPAPREHLAAALTPQADGEESAGVPLASSRAGTIIALTLNRLQHLTTPEKLALIEQNLTTTAATADPDFLARAARRWADTIDADGTEPSEEALRHTQGAFIRKPRHGLHHLEIYATTDQYEHLLTVMNTATNPRTTGTADPSATGTTPAAATGTNGGINDGGTAEKDRTSQDGVWNKNNPGPDLDRRTRPQKQLDGLVGAAKVALATNSLPATGGNRPQIIATINYHDLLPHHTSTPTGAHPGAGNREEPGPAGTEAEADAGTGTGTGTGTGTEARTGTQTSIGTQTSAGTGTGNFAFTGPIAAATLRKIACDADIIPALLGTHGELLDLGRKTRLFTPAQRTALTARDQGCAFPHCTIPAPWCEAHHITYWSQGGPTNLDNGVLLCSGHHHLIHKEQWTITTTNGTPWFTPPKHLDPHQKPQQNHYFKPPPPPTPRE, from the coding sequence ATGGAAGCCATTGCGGATCAGCTTGCGGAGTTCGGCGGCTCTGCCGCCGTGCCTGGGCTGGTTCATGGTGACTCCGGAACCCACGACGACGGCCTTGGGCTTAGTCCCGGCTGGCCCCTTCGCGCCGTACCGGCCGGGTCCGCGCCGGCTGAGTCCGCACCAGCAGGGTCCGGGCCAACAGAATCCGAACTAGTAGATTCCGCACCAGAAGCGTCCGCGCAGGTCGAAGCAACGCCGCCCGAAGAACCTCCAACGGCAGCAGCTGAGCCCCTTGATCCGGCATCACTCCAGCCGGGTACGGTCGTGCATGCCGGGGAGCCGCTGAGCCTTGGGGAGATCGGCAGGCTCCTGGCCGAGGCCGCTGCCGCCGCACCAGCTGCCCTCGCCGGGGCCGATTATGTTGAAGCCGCCAAATATGCCGGTCAGGTAGAGGAACTCTCCCGCGGCGTGGAGTACCTGCAGGTCCTCTCTGCCGGGACCGTGGATCGGACCCGCACCCGGGCCATTGCCGCCGCGGACGCAGCCCGCGCCAGCCGCTCCCGCACCGGCAAAGGCTGGGTCACCGGCTGGGACAACGGCGTCGAAACCCTGAACGAAACAGACATCGCCTGGCCCGGCCAACCCGCAGCGCCCGGTTCAACCGCCAGCGCCGCCCACACCGAAACGGAAGCCGGAATCGGGGCGGGGACTGGAACCGGGACGGCGACCGGCAGCCAGGGCCCGGTGATCACCTCACCGGCCGATGACGGCTGCGCCAACACCGCCGAGTTCCTCCGGCAGCGGCTCCGGATCGGCAAAAGCGAAGCCAACCGCCGCCTCACCCTCGCAACAGACATCCTGCCCGCCACCACCCTCACCGGCGACACCATCCCCGCGCCCCGCGAACACCTCGCCGCCGCCCTCACCCCGCAAGCCGACGGCGAAGAGAGCGCCGGCGTCCCCCTGGCCTCGTCCCGGGCCGGGACAATCATCGCCCTGACCCTGAACCGGCTCCAGCACCTCACCACACCCGAGAAACTGGCCCTCATCGAACAGAACCTCACCACCACCGCGGCGACCGCCGACCCCGACTTCCTCGCCCGCGCCGCCCGCCGCTGGGCCGACACCATCGACGCCGACGGCACCGAACCCAGCGAAGAAGCCCTCCGCCACACCCAAGGCGCGTTCATCCGCAAACCCCGCCACGGCCTGCACCACCTCGAAATCTACGCAACCACCGACCAATACGAACACCTCCTCACCGTCATGAACACCGCCACCAACCCCCGCACCACCGGCACCGCAGACCCGAGCGCCACCGGCACCACCCCTGCAGCAGCCACGGGCACCAACGGCGGCATCAACGACGGCGGCACCGCAGAAAAGGACCGCACCAGCCAGGACGGGGTCTGGAACAAGAACAACCCCGGCCCGGACCTGGACCGCCGCACCCGGCCGCAAAAACAACTCGATGGCCTCGTCGGCGCCGCCAAAGTAGCCCTGGCCACCAACAGCCTGCCCGCCACCGGCGGCAACCGCCCCCAAATCATCGCCACCATCAACTACCACGACCTCCTCCCCCACCACACCAGCACCCCCACCGGGGCACACCCAGGGGCAGGGAACCGAGAAGAGCCAGGCCCCGCCGGCACCGAAGCCGAAGCCGACGCCGGCACGGGCACGGGCACCGGCACCGGCACCGGCACGGAAGCCAGGACCGGAACCCAAACCAGCATCGGAACCCAAACCAGCGCCGGAACAGGCACCGGGAACTTCGCGTTCACCGGCCCCATCGCCGCCGCCACCCTGCGCAAAATCGCCTGCGACGCCGACATCATCCCCGCCCTCCTCGGCACCCACGGCGAACTCCTGGACCTCGGCCGCAAAACCCGGCTCTTCACCCCAGCCCAACGCACCGCCCTCACCGCCCGCGACCAAGGCTGCGCCTTCCCCCACTGCACCATCCCCGCACCCTGGTGCGAAGCCCACCACATCACCTACTGGTCCCAAGGCGGCCCCACCAACCTGGACAACGGCGTCCTCCTCTGCAGCGGCCACCACCACCTCATCCACAAAGAACAATGGACCATCACCACCACCAACGGCACCCCCTGGTTCACACCCCCAAAACACCTCGACCCCCACCAAAAACCCCAACAAAACCACTACTTCAAACCACCCCCACCACCAACACCCCGCGAATAA
- a CDS encoding FadR/GntR family transcriptional regulator, whose translation MARKSLVGQVADELLDRIIAGEFPPGATVPGEHELSARHEVSRMTVREAMKTLEAQRILSVERGRGTFVNPLNRWASLEAVLRAASEGKNEAEASVQLIELRRMLETGACELAAGRITDADIQALFGHVAAMRAAHEVNDVAAFVEADLAFHDLILHSSENVFVAVLFEPLHRVLEKRRTETSAVPEIQVHAIGHHQNIAEALESRDAARSREAMDAHMQQTLDDLKNLVLEAK comes from the coding sequence ATGGCAAGGAAGTCGCTGGTAGGGCAGGTGGCCGACGAGCTCCTGGACCGCATCATTGCAGGAGAATTTCCGCCCGGCGCCACCGTTCCCGGAGAGCACGAGCTCAGCGCGAGGCACGAAGTCAGCCGGATGACCGTCCGCGAGGCCATGAAGACACTTGAGGCGCAGCGGATCCTCAGTGTGGAGCGCGGCCGCGGCACCTTCGTGAACCCGCTCAACCGGTGGGCCTCCCTGGAGGCTGTCCTGCGCGCTGCCTCCGAAGGCAAAAACGAAGCAGAGGCTTCCGTCCAGCTCATCGAACTCCGGCGCATGCTGGAGACGGGGGCCTGTGAACTCGCGGCCGGACGGATCACTGACGCTGATATCCAGGCGCTCTTCGGCCACGTGGCCGCCATGCGCGCCGCCCACGAGGTGAATGACGTTGCCGCGTTTGTGGAAGCGGACCTCGCTTTCCACGACCTGATCCTGCACTCCTCCGAGAACGTTTTTGTGGCCGTTCTCTTCGAACCGCTCCACCGGGTCCTGGAAAAGCGGCGGACTGAAACGTCAGCGGTGCCCGAGATCCAGGTGCACGCCATCGGGCATCACCAGAACATCGCCGAAGCGCTGGAATCCCGGGATGCTGCACGCTCACGCGAAGCGATGGACGCGCACATGCAGCAGACCCTGGACGACCTCAAGAACCTGGTGCTCGAGGCGAAATAG
- a CDS encoding GlsB/YeaQ/YmgE family stress response membrane protein codes for MGFIAFLILGLIAGAIAKAILPGRQGGGWLVTLVLGVVGALLGGWIGGMIFGTGLQEFFSLQTWLLAIGGALIVLLVYGLVTNRGARR; via the coding sequence ATGGGATTTATTGCATTCTTGATTCTCGGACTTATTGCTGGTGCGATCGCTAAGGCGATCCTTCCCGGCAGGCAGGGCGGCGGCTGGCTCGTCACCCTCGTGCTGGGCGTCGTTGGAGCACTCCTCGGCGGCTGGATCGGCGGAATGATCTTCGGCACCGGACTGCAGGAGTTCTTCTCCCTGCAGACGTGGCTGCTGGCCATCGGCGGCGCACTCATCGTGCTGCTGGTCTACGGCCTGGTCACGAACCGCGGCGCTCGCCGCTAA
- a CDS encoding dodecin — MSNHTYSISEIVGTSDQGVDDAVRNGIAKASQTLRNLDWFEVKEIRGHLEEGKIADWQVTMKLGFRLEEH, encoded by the coding sequence TTGTCCAACCACACGTACAGCATTTCCGAAATTGTCGGCACGTCGGATCAGGGGGTGGACGACGCCGTCCGCAACGGTATTGCCAAGGCCTCCCAGACACTGCGCAACCTTGACTGGTTCGAAGTCAAGGAAATCCGGGGGCACCTGGAAGAGGGCAAGATCGCCGACTGGCAGGTGACCATGAAGCTCGGTTTCCGGTTGGAAGAGCACTAA
- a CDS encoding aldo/keto reductase, which translates to MTLAPLIKLNDGYSIPQLGLGTWPLDDDQAATAVVQALEAGYRHIDTAVKYGNERGVGNGVRASGVDRGELFITTKLDGQYQGNDRAIEGLDGALERLGLDYVDLLLIHWPLPQRDEYVSTWKTFERLQAEGKVRSIGVSNFKPAHLERLMAETEVVPAVNQIQLSPAVTRAAEREFHEKHGIVTESYSPLGGSGAGLLDAPILSQLAEKHGKTPGQLVLRWHIQHGLVTIPKTGNPDRMQENLDIFDFALDPQDLAELSILDEGPGAGNNSDVTGH; encoded by the coding sequence ATGACACTTGCACCGTTGATCAAACTCAATGACGGCTACTCCATCCCCCAACTCGGCCTCGGCACCTGGCCGCTGGACGACGATCAGGCGGCCACCGCCGTCGTACAGGCCCTGGAAGCCGGGTACAGGCACATCGATACTGCCGTGAAATACGGCAACGAGCGTGGCGTGGGAAACGGCGTCCGGGCCAGCGGGGTGGACCGTGGGGAGCTGTTCATCACCACCAAGCTGGATGGGCAGTATCAGGGCAACGATCGCGCCATTGAGGGGCTGGACGGGGCGCTGGAGCGGCTGGGGCTCGACTACGTGGACCTGCTCCTGATCCATTGGCCGCTGCCCCAGCGCGATGAATACGTGTCCACTTGGAAGACCTTTGAGCGGTTGCAGGCGGAGGGCAAGGTGCGTTCCATCGGTGTTTCCAACTTCAAGCCGGCCCACCTTGAGCGGCTGATGGCCGAGACGGAGGTGGTGCCGGCAGTGAACCAGATCCAGCTCAGTCCGGCCGTGACCCGGGCGGCGGAGCGGGAGTTCCACGAAAAGCATGGAATTGTTACCGAGTCCTACAGCCCGCTGGGTGGATCCGGGGCGGGCCTGCTCGACGCTCCCATCCTGTCCCAACTGGCCGAAAAACATGGAAAAACACCCGGTCAACTGGTCCTGCGGTGGCATATTCAGCACGGACTTGTAACGATTCCGAAAACGGGCAATCCGGACCGGATGCAGGAGAACCTGGACATCTTCGATTTCGCCTTGGATCCGCAGGATCTCGCGGAATTATCCATCCTCGACGAGGGCCCCGGTGCGGGCAACAATTCGGACGTCACCGGCCACTAA
- a CDS encoding NAD(P)-dependent oxidoreductase — protein MTSNYTVTVLGLGAMGLPMATRLASQLTVHGFDIAESRLKLAEEAGIATFSTAREAAKGADAVLLAVRNGEQLNDVLFGENGVASVLEAGGVVILGSTVGTDAIPATVAKLAEYGVELVDAPLSGGPKRAGEGDLLIVVGASPEAREKAAPALELLASTLTVVGDKPGDGQALKTVNQLLCGVHIAAAAEAMALADALGLDQAKTLAALEAGAAGSFMLSNRGPRILEAYNEEGAEVLSRLDIFVKDMGIVGKATRAAGLAAPVAAAAEQLYLLGQAQGLAAADDSAVIKVVAPTKRTK, from the coding sequence ATGACCAGCAACTACACCGTCACCGTTCTGGGCCTTGGCGCCATGGGCCTGCCCATGGCCACCCGCCTCGCATCCCAGCTGACCGTCCACGGCTTCGACATCGCCGAGTCCCGCCTTAAGCTCGCCGAAGAAGCCGGTATCGCCACCTTCAGCACCGCCCGTGAAGCCGCCAAGGGCGCAGACGCAGTGCTCCTGGCCGTCCGCAACGGCGAACAGCTCAACGACGTCCTCTTCGGCGAGAACGGCGTGGCCTCGGTGCTGGAGGCGGGCGGCGTCGTCATCCTCGGCAGCACCGTGGGCACCGATGCCATCCCGGCCACCGTGGCCAAGCTGGCCGAATACGGAGTCGAGCTCGTTGACGCCCCGCTGTCCGGCGGCCCCAAGCGCGCCGGCGAAGGCGACCTGCTGATCGTCGTCGGTGCTTCCCCCGAGGCCCGCGAAAAGGCAGCTCCCGCGCTGGAACTCCTGGCTTCCACCCTCACTGTTGTGGGCGATAAACCCGGCGATGGCCAGGCCCTGAAGACCGTGAACCAGCTGCTCTGCGGCGTCCACATCGCCGCTGCTGCCGAGGCCATGGCCCTTGCCGACGCACTGGGGCTGGACCAGGCCAAGACCCTGGCCGCCCTCGAAGCCGGTGCTGCGGGCTCATTTATGCTCTCCAACCGCGGCCCGCGCATCCTTGAGGCCTACAACGAGGAAGGCGCCGAGGTCCTCTCCCGCCTGGACATCTTCGTCAAGGACATGGGCATCGTGGGCAAGGCGACCCGCGCCGCCGGCCTTGCAGCGCCCGTTGCCGCCGCCGCGGAGCAGCTCTACCTGCTGGGACAGGCCCAGGGCCTCGCCGCCGCCGATGACTCCGCCGTCATCAAGGTGGTCGCCCCCACCAAGCGCACCAAGTAG
- a CDS encoding aldo/keto reductase — MQYTHLGRSGLKVSRLCLGTMNFGPQTEEADAHSIMDSAHDNGINFFDTANVYGGAGHRGWTEEIIGRWFAKGGERREHTVLATKLYGTMTDRPNESKLSALNIRRALDASLKRLQTDYIDIYQFHHIDRDTPWDEIWQAIEVAVQQGKILYSGSSNFAGWHIAQAQEAARRRNYTGLVSEQSIYNLFMRQVELEVVPAAQQYGLGLIPWSPLQGGLLGGVLKKEQQGVRRTEGRAAETLKKHQDQIQQYEDFADELGQEPGDIALAWLLHQPAVTAPIVGPRTQEQLDAAVRALDVTLDADALKRLDDIFPGHKTAPEDYAW, encoded by the coding sequence ATGCAGTACACCCACCTTGGCCGCTCAGGCCTGAAGGTCTCCCGGCTCTGCCTGGGCACCATGAACTTCGGCCCGCAGACGGAGGAAGCCGATGCGCACAGCATCATGGACTCCGCTCACGATAACGGCATCAACTTCTTTGATACGGCCAATGTGTACGGCGGTGCCGGGCACCGAGGCTGGACCGAAGAAATCATCGGCCGCTGGTTCGCCAAGGGCGGCGAGCGCCGCGAGCACACTGTGCTGGCCACCAAGCTCTACGGCACCATGACGGACCGGCCCAATGAATCGAAGCTGTCAGCGCTGAACATCCGCCGTGCCCTGGACGCAAGCCTGAAGCGGCTGCAAACGGACTACATCGACATCTACCAGTTCCACCACATTGACCGGGACACCCCGTGGGACGAGATCTGGCAGGCCATCGAAGTCGCGGTGCAACAGGGGAAAATCCTGTACTCAGGCAGCAGCAACTTCGCAGGGTGGCACATCGCCCAGGCGCAGGAAGCGGCGCGGCGGCGGAACTACACCGGCCTTGTCAGCGAGCAATCCATCTACAACCTGTTCATGCGGCAGGTGGAACTTGAGGTCGTCCCGGCGGCCCAGCAGTACGGGCTGGGGCTCATCCCCTGGTCCCCGCTCCAGGGCGGTCTCCTCGGGGGCGTGTTGAAGAAGGAGCAGCAAGGCGTCCGGCGGACCGAGGGCCGCGCCGCCGAGACGCTCAAGAAGCACCAGGACCAGATCCAGCAGTACGAGGACTTTGCCGATGAGCTGGGACAGGAACCCGGTGACATCGCCCTCGCCTGGCTGCTGCACCAGCCCGCGGTCACGGCGCCTATCGTGGGACCGCGGACGCAGGAACAGCTCGACGCCGCAGTCCGGGCTCTGGACGTCACGCTCGACGCCGATGCCCTCAAGCGGCTGGATGACATCTTTCCCGGGCACAAGACAGCACCGGAAGACTACGCGTGGTGA
- a CDS encoding four-carbon acid sugar kinase family protein, with amino-acid sequence MTLEADVLAAYPAEVRIPAELVASTMAASNAETPRVLVVLDDDPTGTQSVADLPVLTRWDVEDFIWAFGQSRPAVYVLTNTRSLDPAEAAVRNEEVVRNALAAAGSPAHNAGSGLRLGFVSRSDSTLRGHYPLEPDVIAATVADVSGEKTDGVVLVPAFPDAGRVTIGGVHYMRGTGEAAGTLTPVSETEFAKDATFGFATSVMADYVQEKSRGRFAASGVIVLDLNIIRAGAGAGAGAGSGAAAAKISANAIADAIEAATDSTPIVADIVTENDLRALSLGLEEAERRGKKLLYRVGPPFGRARIGQEIRTELSGAEAYAGNTPSEAGGLIVVGSHVGVTTRQLKALTEQHSAARIVEIDVEKLLAAETETAADAYLDETVDDVVEALRGGDVIVHTSRLLIKTDDPAASLKIARTVSAAVVAVVNRTLKTFPPRFVIAKGGITSSDVAAHGLEIRHAIVRGPMLPGIVSLWEPVDGPAKGIPYVVFAGNVGDDQSLADVTRKLSNTF; translated from the coding sequence GTGACGCTTGAAGCAGACGTTCTGGCCGCCTACCCGGCCGAGGTCCGGATTCCCGCCGAACTGGTGGCCAGCACTATGGCCGCCTCCAATGCGGAGACCCCGCGTGTCCTGGTGGTGCTCGACGACGACCCCACCGGAACGCAGTCCGTGGCAGATCTGCCCGTGCTCACCCGCTGGGACGTAGAGGACTTCATCTGGGCCTTCGGCCAGTCCAGGCCGGCCGTCTACGTCCTCACCAACACCCGCAGCCTGGACCCCGCAGAAGCCGCCGTCCGCAACGAGGAAGTGGTCCGTAACGCCCTCGCCGCCGCCGGCTCTCCCGCTCACAACGCCGGTTCCGGCCTGCGCCTCGGCTTCGTCAGCCGCAGCGATTCCACCCTGCGCGGCCATTACCCCCTGGAGCCGGACGTCATCGCCGCCACCGTGGCGGATGTCAGCGGAGAAAAGACTGACGGCGTGGTGCTGGTTCCAGCCTTCCCCGACGCCGGGCGGGTCACCATCGGCGGCGTCCACTACATGCGCGGCACCGGCGAGGCAGCGGGCACACTCACCCCGGTGTCCGAAACGGAATTCGCCAAGGACGCCACCTTCGGCTTCGCCACCTCCGTGATGGCCGACTACGTCCAGGAGAAGTCCCGGGGACGCTTCGCCGCCAGCGGGGTCATCGTCCTGGACCTCAACATCATCCGAGCCGGAGCCGGAGCCGGAGCCGGAGCCGGGTCCGGGGCTGCGGCTGCAAAGATCAGCGCCAACGCCATCGCCGACGCCATCGAAGCCGCCACTGACTCCACGCCCATCGTGGCCGACATCGTCACCGAAAACGACCTCCGCGCGCTGTCCCTCGGCCTGGAAGAAGCCGAACGCCGCGGCAAAAAGCTCCTTTACCGCGTCGGACCGCCATTCGGGCGTGCCCGGATCGGCCAGGAGATCCGCACCGAACTCAGCGGCGCCGAAGCCTACGCCGGCAACACCCCGTCCGAGGCAGGCGGCCTGATCGTCGTCGGGTCGCACGTTGGCGTCACCACCCGCCAGCTCAAGGCCCTGACCGAACAGCACAGCGCCGCCCGGATCGTCGAGATCGACGTCGAGAAACTGCTTGCCGCCGAAACCGAAACAGCCGCTGACGCCTACCTGGATGAGACCGTGGACGACGTCGTTGAAGCCCTCCGCGGCGGCGACGTCATCGTCCACACCAGCCGGCTGTTGATCAAGACTGACGATCCGGCCGCGAGCCTCAAGATTGCACGCACCGTGTCGGCCGCCGTCGTGGCCGTGGTGAACCGGACGCTCAAGACCTTTCCGCCCCGGTTTGTCATCGCCAAGGGCGGCATTACGTCCTCGGATGTTGCCGCGCACGGCCTGGAAATCCGCCATGCGATTGTCCGCGGTCCCATGCTGCCGGGCATCGTCTCGCTCTGGGAACCGGTGGACGGTCCCGCCAAGGGCATCCCGTACGTCGTCTTCGCCGGCAACGTGGGGGATGACCAATCCCTCGCCGACGTCACCCGCAAGCTCAGCAACACCTTCTAA
- a CDS encoding NAD-dependent epimerase/dehydratase family protein, with protein sequence MVNPLVLEADTVARKSILFIGGTGVISAAAAQRAVALGHRLTILNRGRSTRPVPEGAEILSADVRDASAVREALAGREFDAVADFITYTPDQAKASLDLFAGRAGQYVFISSASAYQKPPTRLPIRESTPLKNPFWQYSRDKIACEELLFEAYREQDFPVTVVRPSHTYDRTKIAMVGGWTDIHRMRAGLPVMVHGDGTSLWTLTHSRDFAKAFVGLLGRPQAVGESYTITSDEYLPWNQIYQLFARAAGVTELDLVHVASETIAAHSEELGANLLGDRSHSVVFDNTKIKSLVPDYCATIPFADGAREIVDWYDANPDLQVVDQEFMDVSERLTGWARTGA encoded by the coding sequence GTGGTGAACCCACTCGTTCTCGAGGCCGATACTGTGGCGCGGAAAAGCATTCTTTTCATTGGCGGCACCGGGGTCATCAGCGCGGCGGCGGCACAACGCGCCGTCGCGCTGGGCCACCGGCTGACAATCCTCAACCGGGGCCGGTCCACCAGGCCGGTCCCCGAAGGGGCGGAAATCCTGTCAGCGGACGTCCGGGACGCCTCGGCGGTCCGGGAAGCGCTGGCCGGCCGGGAGTTCGACGCCGTTGCGGACTTCATCACCTACACACCTGACCAGGCCAAGGCCAGCCTGGACCTGTTCGCCGGCCGAGCCGGACAGTACGTCTTCATCAGTTCGGCGTCCGCCTACCAGAAGCCACCAACCCGTCTGCCGATCCGGGAATCCACGCCGTTGAAGAACCCGTTCTGGCAGTATTCGAGGGACAAAATTGCCTGCGAGGAACTGCTGTTCGAGGCCTACCGCGAGCAGGACTTCCCGGTCACCGTCGTGCGGCCGTCCCACACCTACGACCGCACCAAGATCGCTATGGTGGGCGGCTGGACCGATATTCACCGGATGCGCGCCGGGCTCCCGGTGATGGTGCACGGGGACGGCACATCGCTCTGGACCTTGACCCACAGCCGCGACTTCGCCAAAGCCTTCGTCGGCCTGCTTGGCCGGCCCCAAGCAGTAGGTGAGAGCTACACGATCACATCGGATGAGTACCTGCCCTGGAACCAGATCTACCAGTTGTTCGCCAGGGCAGCCGGGGTAACGGAATTGGACCTGGTCCACGTCGCTTCGGAAACCATCGCCGCCCACAGCGAAGAGTTGGGAGCGAACCTCCTGGGTGACCGCTCCCACTCGGTGGTTTTTGACAACACCAAGATCAAATCCCTTGTGCCTGATTACTGCGCAACCATCCCCTTTGCTGATGGCGCCCGCGAGATTGTGGACTGGTACGACGCCAATCCTGATCTCCAAGTGGTGGACCAGGAATTTATGGACGTGAGCGAGCGGCTGACCGGATGGGCACGCACGGGCGCCTGA
- a CDS encoding helix-turn-helix transcriptional regulator, whose translation MGQSAEFGKFLKAMRSRLSPEVAGTGPSTGARRVPGLRREEVARLAGVSTDYYVRLEQGRNIHPSRTVLDAVARALRLDSSEHAHMMDLLENCAGAPREPGTAAAQGVRPALRQLLDAVGEVPAMVLGRRSDVLAGNRMAFLLFTEFPALPPVERNLTRWTILDPAARELFRDWKTVAAEAAGALRLDVGRHPNDAQANQLVGELAVNSEHFRQWWAGHRVATRSAGTVRLHHPAVGDLELNFENLVLPEDPDQTLRVYSARPGSPSSDALALLGSLGAEPAAGQPPVIPVDAPAAVLESGD comes from the coding sequence ATGGGTCAAAGCGCCGAGTTCGGAAAATTCCTCAAAGCCATGCGGTCCCGGCTGAGCCCGGAGGTTGCCGGGACCGGCCCCAGCACGGGCGCCCGAAGGGTTCCGGGCCTCCGGCGGGAGGAAGTGGCGCGCTTGGCCGGGGTCAGCACTGACTATTACGTCAGGCTGGAGCAGGGCCGCAACATCCATCCGTCACGGACTGTCCTGGATGCGGTGGCCCGGGCGCTGCGCCTGGACAGCAGCGAGCACGCGCACATGATGGACCTGCTGGAGAACTGCGCCGGCGCTCCCCGCGAGCCCGGCACGGCTGCTGCCCAAGGGGTCCGGCCGGCTCTCCGGCAGCTCCTTGACGCGGTGGGGGAGGTGCCCGCGATGGTGCTGGGCCGTCGCAGCGACGTCCTGGCGGGCAACAGGATGGCATTCCTGCTGTTCACCGAATTTCCGGCCCTGCCGCCCGTGGAGCGGAACCTCACCCGCTGGACCATCCTGGACCCGGCCGCCCGGGAGCTTTTCCGCGACTGGAAGACAGTGGCCGCGGAAGCCGCAGGAGCCCTCCGCCTCGACGTCGGCCGGCACCCCAACGACGCACAGGCCAATCAGCTGGTGGGGGAACTGGCAGTCAACAGCGAACACTTCCGCCAGTGGTGGGCCGGGCACCGGGTGGCCACCCGCTCCGCCGGCACCGTCCGGCTGCACCATCCAGCCGTGGGGGACCTGGAACTGAACTTTGAAAACCTTGTCCTGCCGGAGGACCCCGACCAGACACTGAGGGTCTATTCCGCCCGGCCCGGCTCGCCGTCGTCAGACGCCCTGGCACTGCTGGGCAGCCTCGGCGCGGAGCCTGCAGCCGGGCAGCCGCCCGTCATCCCGGTGGACGCCCCGGCCGCCGTCCTGGAGAGCGGGGATTAG